DNA from Helicoverpa zea isolate HzStark_Cry1AcR chromosome 5, ilHelZeax1.1, whole genome shotgun sequence:
GAGAAATTACCAAAGTAAATGATGCTCTAAATTTCGCTAAAAGTTTAAAATGGAGGTGGGCTGGTCATGTTGCGAGATACACGGACAATCGTTGGACAATCAGCATCACAAACTGGAAAGGCCCACTAGGCAAGCGAGTAAGAGGGCGTCCATGTGGCCGGTGGCAGGATGAGATTGTGGCTACCGCAGGAAGAGACTGGATGTCAACGGCCAGAGACAGAAATAAGTCGAATTCTTTGGAGGAGGCTTTTACCCTAAGTGGGTCcacattaataattaataaataattaatatataaatatccCTGATTCAGATCATTTGGTCGTGTAAATTAATGTGGAATTAAATAAACctgaattattgttattaattattacaTAGATGAAACACATCCATAGGAAACTGCTTGCGCATACTTCAAACGTAcgtcaaagatttttttaaatttcaaatagTAGGCACATACATACGTacatttaggtagcttgttataaaaccggccaagtgcgagtcggactcgcgcgcgaagggttccgtaccattatttataaaaaaccggccaagtgcgagtcggactcgtgcacgaagggttccgtaaattacagttaaatcaacctatctcaaaaactataagagatactttgatcaaaccaaaaatcgttgaaagagttaattagcatgcatcacctctattttttttagaattttataccccgtagttataaaaatagagggggggggacatactttttacgactttgagagctgatatctcaaaaaccgttcactttaagaaaaatgttttttagaaaactttatatcattttaaaagacctttccattgataccccacacgggtatgtacatcgaaaaaaaaaatttcatccctcagttacatgtatggggggccccacccccaattcttttttttactatttagtgtcatatttttgtagcggttcatacaacacatattcccatcaaatttcatcactgtagtacttatagtttccgagtaaatcggctgtgacagacggacagacggacagacggacagacggacatgacgaaactataagggttccgtttttgccattttggctacggaaccctaaaaacggacaaaaaaatcacgtttgttgtatggcaGCCCCTCAAAATGTGTGttcaattctagttttcagtattttcatcaggatacttttcatcacgctacaaTCAATAGGAGCGTagcagtgaagggaaatgttgggaaaacgggagaagtttctccatttttaagcttccgttgcgtgtgcagccttaatggttaaagctacataGGAAATATGTATGGTGGAAATGTTTTCCTTaatgttatgtaaaaaatatcccatgacgGCATATGtatatcttttatggttgactcacagtAACGTGTAACTCTggatagcttagcagttcggagctttctgattatatttgtctactttTACCTACGTTTATAGGACTCGTAACTCACACtcattaaaaaaagttaatattgttacctattcaataaaaaaataatcatataaatcggtaaagaaacaccagtTATGAAATAAggtaataagccatcgcgcgtgaatactgaatcacgcttGGATCATTTTTGAGTAACGGTCGCCGAGCTcatacatacaatatttggctgttgatgcgattgatgcgaatagacgttcagagtgttCAACCATGGTCGACAATAATTAACAGACCTTGCTTATcagcgcgacttttaggttctaaataatttatttttaactatttttcgttgttattttaatatatatgttagtgttagttattttggtagtgtATAAATATTCGCTCAAGTTACAATAATAGATTATTAATAGTTTGGTGAAGTAGTAgcaggtacgcatagatttagataattggacaGGCTGGTGTTTAtgatttcttcctctcttttcACAAATTCCGAATCTAACgtggacgaagtcgctggcagaagctagtaggtaataaaagAAGAAACTATGTTGTCAGATTATCATCCGAATGTCTTGAGAGATTTTGACAACAATTTGTCCAAAAATCTGCATTTCTTGGGTCTCGGCTCGAAGGGTTCggtgcaatgtttttttacttGGCAAAGGCTCACTAACCAGTAGATACAACACTATCTGTCATTTTCTTGATGAGGATGTGGGTTcgatgagggtgtgggttcgattccagggtcaggcaagtaccaatgcaacttttctaagtttgtatgtactttctaagtatacttagacatcaatggctgataaaaaggtgaaggaaaacatcttgaggaaacctggactataaaaagtctgaaatcaccaacccgcattgagcaagcgtggtgattaatgctcaatccttctccgtgtgagaggaggcctgtgcccagcagtgggacgataaaaaggctgtaacagtaacagtaacagtatctGTCATTTTCTTGGGAACCATTACTTTTTTTCCGtgatttaataatgaatcatattgtctgcaaatgatttacgattgtaaTATGCATCAATATGAGTAGCAGACTAccctatagaccaaatggcataCCAATGAAATTTCATTAGAATATGATTGGTCTTATGTTAGCAGCAGAATgaccgctaaggttaaaactgctattgagattcaattgtcACATTATTAAGTTAGCAGAATCAAGCCCCTGTAGTTTCCAAGGTCGCTTCTGTCCCCTTTTATGTGCaatagaataattttattgtggaTTTTGACCAATGTTTTGGTGTGTCTTCCGTTTCCAGAATCTTAATGAAGAGTTGTTATATAAATGTGCGGCGTGTGTCCTCAGTGAAAGCAACGACGCCGTTGTGGACGGCGGGGCTGGCGCGGCTGCTGTTCGGCGAGCGAGTGCCGCGCGGCGTGCCGCTGGCGCTGGTGCTGATCGCGCTGGGCGTGGGCGTGGCGTCGGCCACGGAGCTGCAGTTCGACGCGCTGGGGCTGggcgcggcgctggcggcggcggcgctgctCAGCCTGCAGCACCTGTTCTCCAAGCGCGTGATGCGCGACACGGGCGTGCACCACCTGCGCCTGCTGCAGGTGCTGGGCCGCCTGGCGCTGCTGCTGTTCACGCCGCTGTGGGCGTGGGCGGACGGGCCGGCGCTgctggcgggcgcggcgccgcgcgcgggctgggcggcgggcggcgcgctgcTGGCGGCGGACGGGGTGCTGGCGTGGCTGCAGGCGGTGGCGGCGTTCAGCGTGCTGTCGCGCGTGACGCCGCTGGCGTACGCCGTGGCGTCGGCCGCCAAGCGCGCGGCCGTGGTGGGCGCGTCGCTGCTGCTGCTGCGCAACCCCGCGCCGCCGCTGAACCTGCTGGGCATGGCGCTGGCGGCGCTGGGGGTGCTGGCCTACAACCGCGCCAAGCTGCAAGCGCGCCGAGCGCCCACGCTGCCTGTCTGACTTTAGTTTGctcatttcaaatgaaaaacaataaaacaacaagGATATTTTTGTA
Protein-coding regions in this window:
- the LOC124630282 gene encoding solute carrier family 35 member E1 homolog, giving the protein MGTEGSRREALTVVLLCGAWYAASSASNVVGKLVLTDFPFPVTVTMVQLLSVVLLSAPALAACGVRRQTDFPRRYYWRTLVPLAFAKFLTTICSQVSIWKVPISYAHTVKATTPLWTAGLARLLFGERVPRGVPLALVLIALGVGVASATELQFDALGLGAALAAAALLSLQHLFSKRVMRDTGVHHLRLLQVLGRLALLLFTPLWAWADGPALLAGAAPRAGWAAGGALLAADGVLAWLQAVAAFSVLSRVTPLAYAVASAAKRAAVVGASLLLLRNPAPPLNLLGMALAALGVLAYNRAKLQARRAPTLPV